The Pan paniscus chromosome 2, NHGRI_mPanPan1-v2.0_pri, whole genome shotgun sequence genome contains the following window.
AAGGTGGTCTGTGCCAAACAGATTGGATGCGGAACACAAGTACTGTCCGCGGTCCTGAATTTCCACCCTCTGGATGGACAGGGTACCATTGGGGAGAACCTGGACCCTGCTATTCTGTTTCCTCTTAGATAAATCAAGtcctgagaagaaaaaaagaaaattattgctaCAGGTCATCaaagtttatttagaaaacataaaGCTATCGTTTTTTGGGCTACTaagaatacatttaaattaaaatgaaagccCAGCCCTATGGCTCACTtgtataatcccaacactttgggaggctgaggtgggacaatcacttaagcccaggagttcaagaccagccctggaaacatagtgagaccctgtctctacaaacaaaaaaataaaatattagctaggtatggtggtgtgcacttgtagtcccagctactcaggtggctcagataggaggattgcttgagcccctggagacatgattgtaccactgcactccaccctaggtgacagaccaaaaaaaaaaaaaaaaaaaaaaaattaggacatCTAGTCTTCAGATTGCTAAAATTATtcctggattattttatttaattttatttttattgagagagtttcactcttgttgcccaggctggagtgcaatggcacaatcttggctcactgcaacctccgcctcccaggttcgagcaattcttctgtctcagcctcccaagtagctgggactacaggtgcccaccaccacacccggctaatttttgtatttttttttttgtagagtaggggtttcaccatgttggccaggctgatcctgaactcctgacctcaggtaatccacccaccttggcctccccagagtgctgggattacagacgtgagccactgtgctcagcctggatttttttattcacataattttactttaaaagccAGATGGTTCAATACAATAACCATTCTCTCTTTTTCAAATCATATTACTTTGAATCAGCTTTTGAGGCATTCCAAAAAATGTTCTTAGTTAACATATTTAAGCCCTTCTGATGAGTGAAAATATGCCAGTGTCAAATGAGGATATTAATAGTTTCTTTGTCTTAGAAAAATTTGAAACTGATACTGATTCTTTGGATGTTTAATCTCAAAACATAACAATCTTCTTCTTGTTTTCTAACAAAAACTAAGTGTAAAGAAAAAGTTTCACATACCTGATGGGACTCTGGTCCAATGAATGGTGGGCAGGGGATTTCCAACAGCTTCACAGGGAAGAAAGGCATCTGAGTTAGCTGGAATAGTAAAACTTGCAGCTTTTCCTCCAACTATTCTGGGCTTTTCAAATATATACCTAGACAAAGAGTCAAAGGGAAGGAGTTTGGAAGTTGTTGCTTCTTGAACTGGTTTCTTATCAAAGTCACTCTTCTTTGTGTTCTTCTGTCCATCCCAATCTGAAACAAGAGTGGTGGCCTCGGACAGGCCTGTAGTAGCCAACATGCTTACTTCTGGCTTTTTGCCTTTTTCAGCAATTTCTGAGTATGGTTTGTGCCAAAATTGGTTTTCTGCCCAGGGAGATGGAGTTAATTTAGAATTCTGTGATTTAACTGTTGTTAGTGCTGGCATGGGAGTAGAATGTAACAGATTAGAGTAGATGAAGTGAGTGGTTCCAATTGTGAACTTGGCATTTGGGTGAACCTTGGGGGATGTTGCAACCTCTGCTACTAATTGCTGTGGTTTAGCATTGTGCCTTGAGGATTCGTGCAGCTTGACCACTGTATTTGTCATAAGCCCGGAAATGGGAGTCGCCACGTTGTCAGTAACTGCTTTCTGAGTAAAGGGAGGGGAGATGGGAACTGGCATTAGAGTAGCACTGCTGCTCAAGAATGGTGGGATGGTTGAGTGTCTAATGATTGCTTTCCTAGTTGTGGTACTCTGGTGTGATTTGCTGGACACAGTTGTTTCAGAAGCAATTGTGCTCTTCAAAGTCTGAGTACTTGCTTGGGCTAGTTCTTCAATCACATCTGTCAGATTAAGAGTTCTTGAATGAAAACTGATTGTGCTTGAAATCCCAGTTGTGTTTTCTGGTGGGGAATGAGTGAATGCAGAGACACTGGGCTTGACTGAAGTTTCGGCTGTGGTTAGAACAGGAGGTGTCATAGCAGTGGATGTAGTGAAGCCAGAACTCTGGTCTGGAGAGATGTTTGGGTCAGTCCTGTTCTTCTTTTGAGGCTCCTGTTCTCCTTGTATTGTTTGTGCTCTGGATCTCTCTGTTTGGGTTTCATAAGTGATGACAGATGCAGGGAAGGTAGGAGTTGTTGCTGGTATTGCTGTTTGCGTTGATATGATGCTTTTTGTACTTGAGTCTTTGCTTATAATACTAGGAAGCATAGGGTTAAGGGGTGGGAAGGGAAGCTCCTTCTTTGTTGGAAGACTTCCAGGATTGTGTGTTTTGGTCATAGTGTGGTGAGCTGTAGTCAAGGTATTAGATGGAATTTGCATCACACTTGTTGAAAGTGTGGTGAAATGGAAAGGGGAGACTTTGTCTCTGGGTAAAGCAGGAGATGTTTTAGGAAGCATCACAGCTGTGCTTTTTTGTAAACTAACTTTATGTTGATTCCTTAATCTGCCTTTTGGGTTATGGTTATTTACAAAGTTCTGTTGCCAGGGAATTTTCCTTCTTGAAAACCTTGTAATGGCTATAATAGTCATTGGTGGCTTGGTGATAGCACCTGAAAGTGACGATGTAATCACTGAATCTCTTTTAGCTTCATTGGTGCTAGACACACGTGGGTAACTGGCGTTTACTTTGTGAGTTTTTTCCATGGGTATGGATGTTGGAGCATATGTCATGACTGCACCAGTTGGAGTCACTTGGGAAATTTCagtactgaaatattttattgtggGTGTTGTTTTCTCTACACTGGGTTTGTTCTCAAGTAGTAATAGTGGATTCTGGACTAGAGTTGTAGACTCTTCTGATGGGACTCTGGCAATGTCAGCTTTGGGGTAGGTGATGGGAGCAGCACTTGGAAAAGACAATGCTGCTGTGGCAGTGGTGAGCCTCTCCCTGGGAAGACAGGACAGACATGTCACATTGAGCACTGTGGCTGAGAATGCAGTAGTGCTTTTTTCAGAAGAACCTCTGGTTGTTGACCTGAAAATGCTGTATCTATGCCGTCGCAGAACTGGAGTTCTATATGGGCTGATAATCCGCCCCCTTCCGCCAattttcctctgcctcccaaagcgtcTGAACAGCGGGATGTTAACTGTACTATTTCTAGGGATCGGAAACTGAGAATGAGCAGCTGTGTGTGGATCTGAAGGGAACGTGGAGGTGCTAAGTATTTGAGTAGTGTGAGAATAGAAGTGATTGGGCCTGGGCTCACTGACTTCTCTTACAGGTGTCTGATGACTATTTGTGGTATTTACTGACTCTAATAATAGTTTGTTGGTGGTGCTACTAAGCATTTTGACATTGACATCTTTGATCATAGTCCTTACTGTTATTGGGGGTCTACTTTGGAAatgctctcttcctcttcccatctGGTCAGAGTCCTGAAATTCAGTTGCTCCAAGTAGCAGTGGAAAGACAGTGGATGAATGTTGATTGGTTGTGCCTTGTATTTGGCTTGACATGGTTGGGTTTATATTCTTTGACATGGCTGTAGTTTTAATAGCAGTAGACAGTTTGAAATCTGTGGGTTCTTCAGGTGGTAGTATTTGTGAATTCACAACAGGAGAGAATTCTGTGCCATAATTTATGTTTGTCATAGGACTATCGGATATTGTTCTGGAGTCGGCAGTCACTGTCCTTGCTGGAAGGTTCAAAGCTTTAGTGGCCGGGACCATAAATTCCTCATGTAGAGCGAGCATGCCTGAGGAATCGTCTTCTTCACCAGGTATGTTTGGGAGTTGGGTGACCACTGGGGGTGGGCTCACTGTGGTATTTTCTTGCTTGTCTGGCACAGCATTCTTTTTAGCTTTCTCCAACAGTGCCGCCCAATGTTGTGGGTCAATTCTCCTAGCAGAGGGAGGGAAATGCCTCCTATTCTCCCTAAAATGTCGATGTGTTGAATCTCCACGTCGCTGGAGTGTTAATTCCCGATAGTTGTGCCTCTTACTTGTGCTTGAGGTGTGttttccaacctcagcctccatcAGAGCAGATGTACGGAGCTGTGCACCTAGTGGCTCCTTAAGATGAGCAATAGGATTGGACTCATCAAGTCCAGATCCCTCTGTTTCTCCATCATGCTCCAAGGGCCTTTGTCCTTTCATCTTGACTGAAACTTGGAAAATCAAAAAATCAACCCCTAATGGGTTGGCTGCCACACAGCGATAATAACCTTGGTCTTTCGGGGTGGCCTGTAATATTCTTAATGTGCCATTGTTAAGAACTTTCTTGTCTCTTGATGACTGATAGAGCACATTGTTTCCTGGAATAACCCAGCTAACAGAGGCATCTGGGATACCAGTAGAATGGCATGGAAGATCAAGTGTTTCACCAATGAAAACTGTGTGATGAATCCCATTTTCCTGATAGGCTTCGACCAAAGGTTCTACCACAGTTATTCTATAGGTGAGAATATCTGCATCATCATAATTGCTGCTTATACAGTGATATACGCCTGTGTCAAAACTATCAGCCATCTGGAGTTCCAATTTTCCACTTTTGTCTATTAGGATCCGTCCATCCTCACTGACATAAGGGGCTCTCACTTTACTTCCATCAGCTAGAAGCCACTCCACGTGTGGGGTGGGGTCTCCTTGGCCTGGGCAGTTCAGGCCAACGGTTCCACCTACCAAGACAGTATGTTCCAGCTTAGTATTGTTATCCCTTGAAATCATAGTCCATTTGTGTTTCACTGGCCTCATCTCTGCTCTTGGTAAAGTGATTTGAGCATCACTGGAGTACTGGATCTGTAATGTACTGAATGTGGTGGCAGTTCTGTTCAGCTGCAAGGAAATTTGGTCTTGCATTAACCAAGAGGGATCTGCTCTGAGATCTGCCTCTATGTTGGTAAAAATGTCTTCAGGCTTAGGAGCCACCTGCTTATATTTGTAATACAGCTGCGGTGTTTCACTAAGCAAGTGGCTCCTTTCTAGTATCAGAGGAGAATCACTGTACAAAGCCAAAATTTGCCACACTGGCTGAATGTGACCGTAATCTATGTTGCACaccaaaaatgttgaaaatgaagTATTTAGCATGATGTAGTCATTTTCTTCAGTGAATGCAATGGGTGATGTCCTTGAGGGCTTTTGAATACTGCAGACCATGTTAGCTTCATTTCCAGACTGATCTGTCATATTCAAAGTGAGGGAGCCAAAGGGTGCCATGAAACCTTGGGGAGAGATGAAAGCAGAACTACTGTCTTCCAGAATAGTCAGGCTCTTTGATTTCAGGGATGAGTCAATGGTTGGCTTGGCACACTGGAAAGCTGCAGCTGAGACCATAGCTAACGGCTTGCCTTTAGAAGTCCTAGGGTTCATGCAAAGTGGACACTGCTGAGCACTAGAGGGACTTCTatcttttttgcattttattacatctggaaaaaaatcacaattgaaTTATCAGTTGTGACCTCTTTATGAATTGACACAAACATTTTGAAGAAATAGCTTTTGCTAGAAGCTGAAACAATTTGGAAATTTTAGTGTTCAATGgaaagttttctgattttttgcttctgaatttgattttttaaaaagctatgtcTGTATACCCTGCTACAACATAATATGCATAGACATAGGATTTTGTCTATCTTATTCACTGCAGTATTTCCCATGTTCAGCAAATGCCTGATATATATTTGGTACCCAGTAAACATTAGTTGAATAagtcattttttttaatctagggAAACAAAATGATATGCTCATGTTTGTCAGTTTTTATTAATAACAGTTTagttctatttcttcattttaacattttaagatgGCCACAGGACCTCACTGTTCTTTAAAAGACAAGCTGTTTATTAAAGGATTATTTATAATTCCTTGGGTATCATTAAAAAACCCAAGTTTATTTCCATTATCCAAAAGAATATTGACTGAATTACAGGGTACCTTGACCTGGTCTAGCTTAGTAGCAACAGGAATTAAGAGAAGCAGATGGACGCAGGAGACAATGAAGAAGGTAGAACCAATCAATAGGAGGTGAGGATTGACTGAATACGGACAGTGACTAAAAGGAAGGGTCAAGGAAGACTCCGTTTTATGACTTTGGAAACTGGATGGTTGATGGTTCCCTTGGATGAGGTAGATGCACTAGAGCAGGTTCAGGTTTAAGGGGGAGGGAAGAACATTTTGCCAAGGCAGTGGGGAGGCTCATTAAAGGTCTGACATTCTGGCGAAGTCAGAGGTTGCAAGTCTTACAGCACTAGGACCAGCATTATAAGGACCAGCATTTCTAAGTCATAGGTGCCTTGTCTTTCAAATATTTGGATATCACATACCATTTAAAAGCTCTGCTCTGGTGAGCCTATTTAAAATGGCTGGTCACTGGAATACTTGGTAAGAGGTATAGACTTTTCCCTTACACAAAATACAGCCTGAGACATCCATGCTGTTCCATATAGTAGCTCTTATATGATGCACTGGACATGGCACTTAACAAAAGCATTGTACTTCTTAGAAGATCTAATTTGTCAGAGTGGCTAGATAGGGTCAAATCTCCTTCCCATGTGTGCACATGTCCTCTCAAAGGCTTAAGAAACTCACTCTGACCAAGGACACCAAACTCTTCTGCGTGTACTACAGTGTGACAGGTAATGTCACAGATGCCTGACCAGTAGGCATTCTTCAGCAAATTTTATAG
Protein-coding sequences here:
- the IGSF10 gene encoding immunoglobulin superfamily member 10 yields the protein MKVKGRGITCLLVSFAVICLVATPGGKACPRRCACYMPTEVHCTFRYLTSIPDSIPPNVERINLGYNSLVRLMETDFSGLTKLELLMLHSNGIHTIPDKTFSDLQALQVLKMSYNKVRKLQKDTFYGLRSLTRLHMDHNNIEFINPEVFYGLNFLRLVHLEGNQLTKLHPDTFVSLSYLQIFKISFIKFLYLSDNFLTSLPQEMVSYMPDLDSLYLHGNPWTCDCHLKWLSDWIQEKPDVIKCKKDRSPSSAQQCPLCMNPRTSKGKPLAMVSAAAFQCAKPTIDSSLKSKSLTILEDSSSAFISPQGFMAPFGSLTLNMTDQSGNEANMVCSIQKPSRTSPIAFTEENDYIMLNTSFSTFLVCNIDYGHIQPVWQILALYSDSPLILERSHLLSETPQLYYKYKQVAPKPEDIFTNIEADLRADPSWLMQDQISLQLNRTATTFSTLQIQYSSDAQITLPRAEMRPVKHKWTMISRDNNTKLEHTVLVGGTVGLNCPGQGDPTPHVEWLLADGSKVRAPYVSEDGRILIDKSGKLELQMADSFDTGVYHCISSNYDDADILTYRITVVEPLVEAYQENGIHHTVFIGETLDLPCHSTGIPDASVSWVIPGNNVLYQSSRDKKVLNNGTLRILQATPKDQGYYRCVAANPLGVDFLIFQVSVKMKGQRPLEHDGETEGSGLDESNPIAHLKEPLGAQLRTSALMEAEVGKHTSSTSKRHNYRELTLQRRGDSTHRHFRENRRHFPPSARRIDPQHWAALLEKAKKNAVPDKQENTTVSPPPVVTQLPNIPGEEDDSSGMLALHEEFMVPATKALNLPARTVTADSRTISDSPMTNINYGTEFSPVVNSQILPPEEPTDFKLSTAIKTTAMSKNINPTMSSQIQGTTNQHSSTVFPLLLGATEFQDSDQMGRGREHFQSRPPITVRTMIKDVNVKMLSSTTNKLLLESVNTTNSHQTPVREVSEPRPNHFYSHTTQILSTSTFPSDPHTAAHSQFPIPRNSTVNIPLFRRFGRQRKIGGRGRIISPYRTPVLRRHRYSIFRSTTRGSSEKSTTAFSATVLNVTCLSCLPRERLTTATAALSFPSAAPITYPKADIARVPSEESTTLVQNPLLLLENKPSVEKTTPTIKYFSTEISQVTPTGAVMTYAPTSIPMEKTHKVNASYPRVSSTNEAKRDSVITSSLSGAITKPPMTIIAITRFSRRKIPWQQNFVNNHNPKGRLRNQHKVSLQKSTAVMLPKTSPALPRDKVSPFHFTTLSTSVMQIPSNTLTTAHHTMTKTHNPGSLPTKKELPFPPLNPMLPSIISKDSSTKSIISTQTAIPATTPTFPASVITYETQTERSRAQTIQGEQEPQKKNRTDPNISPDQSSGFTTSTAMTPPVLTTAETSVKPSVSAFTHSPPENTTGISSTISFHSRTLNLTDVIEELAQASTQTLKSTIASETTVSSKSHQSTTTRKAIIRHSTIPPFLSSSATLMPVPISPPFTQKAVTDNVATPISGLMTNTVVKLHESSRHNAKPQQLVAEVATSPKVHPNAKFTIGTTHFIYSNLLHSTPMPALTTVKSQNSKLTPSPWAENQFWHKPYSEIAEKGKKPEVSMLATTGLSEATTLVSDWDGQKNTKKSDFDKKPVQEATTSKLLPFDSLSRYIFEKPRIVGGKAASFTIPANSDAFLPCEAVGNPLPTIHWTRVPSGLDLSKRKQNSRVQVLPNGTLSIQRVEIQDRGQYLCSASNLFGTDHLHVTLSVVSYPPRILERRTKEITVHSGSTVELKCRAEGRPSPTVTWILANQTVVSESSQGSRQAVVTVDGTLVIHNLSIYDRGFYKCVASNPGGQDSLLVKIQVIAAPPVILEQRRQVIVGTWGESLKLPCTAKGTPQPSVYWVLSDGTEVKPLQFTSSKLFLFSNGTLYIRNLASSDRGTYECIATSSTGSERRVVMLTMEERVTSPRIEAASQKRTEVNFGDKLLLNCSATGEPKPQIMWRLPSKAVVDQQHRVGSWIHVYPNGSLFIGSVTEKDSGVYLCVARNKMGDDLILMHVSLRLKPAKIDHKQYFRKQVLHGKDFQVDCKASGSPVPEISWSLPDGTMINNAMQADDSGHRTRRYTLFNNGTLYFNKVGVEEEGDYTCYAQNTLGKDEMKVHLTVITAAPRIRQSNKTNKRIKAGDTAVLDCEVIGDPKPKIFWLLPSNDMISFSIDRYTFHANGSLTINKVKLLDSGEYVCVARNPSGDDTKMYKLDVVSKPPLINGLYTNRTVIKATAVRHSKKHFDCRAEGTPSPEVMWIMPDNIFLTAPYYGSRITVHKNGTLEIRNVRLSDSADFICVARNEGGESVLVVQLEVLEMLRRPTFRNPFNEKIVAQLGKSTALNCSVDGNPPPEIIWILPNGTRFSNGPQSYQYLIASNGSFIISKTTREDAGKYRCAARNKVGYIEKLVILEIGQKPVILTYAPGTVKGISGESLSLHCVSDGIPKPNIKWTMPSGYVVDRPQINGNYILHDNGTLVIKEATAYDRGNYICKAQNSVGHTLITVPVMIVAYPPRITNRPPRSIVTRTGAAFQLHCVALGVPKPEITWEMPDHSLLSTASKEKTHGSEQLHLQGTLVIQNPQTSDSGIYKCTAKNPLGSDYAATYIQVI